Proteins encoded by one window of Anguilla rostrata isolate EN2019 chromosome 9, ASM1855537v3, whole genome shotgun sequence:
- the sap30l gene encoding histone deacetylase complex subunit SAP30L codes for MNGFSTEEDSHDGPSAPPFYGQSCCLIEDGERCGRSAGNASFSKRIQKSISQKKLKLDIDKSVRHLYICDFHKNFIQSVRNKRKRKTSDDGGESPDHDVEIPEVDLFQLQVNTLRRYKRHYKLQTRPGLNKAQLAETVSRHFRNIPVNEKETLTYFIYMVKSNKSRLDQKSDGSKQLD; via the exons ATGAATGGGTTTAGTACGGAAGAAGACAGCCACGATGGCCCGTCGGCGCCGCCGTTTTACGGCCAGAGTTGTTGTTTAATTGAAGACGGGGAGCGCTGTGGCCGCTCTGCTGGAAACGCCTCCTTCAGCAAGCGGATCCAGAAGAGCATATCGCAGAAGAAACTGAAACTGGACATCGACAAGAGC GTGAGACACCTGTACATCTGTGACTTCCACAAGAACTTCATCCAGAGCGTCCGCAACAAACGCAAGAGAAAAACCAGCGACGATGGCGGGGAATCCCCCGACCACGACGTTGAAATACCAGAG GTGGATCTGTTTCAGCTTCAGGTGAACACCCTGAGACGCTACAAGAGGCACTACAAGCTGCAGACCAGGCCCGGccttaacaaagcacagctgGCAGAG ACGGTGAGCCGTCACTTCCGGAATATTCCTGTGAACGAGAAGGAGACGCTGACCTACTTCATCTACATGGTGAAGAGCAACAAAAGCCGACTGGACCAGAAATCCGACGGCAGTAAACAGCTTGACTGA